In a single window of the Debaryomyces hansenii CBS767 chromosome A complete sequence genome:
- a CDS encoding DEHA2A10714p (similar to uniprot|P41816 Saccharomyces cerevisiae YPL171C OYE3 NADPH oxidoreductase or uniprot|Q03558 Saccharomyces cerevisiae YHR179W OYE2 NADPH oxidoreductase), translating to MSGVQVAALKDTDLFKSLKVGEHTLSNKVVYPPTTRMRALSDHTPSDLELEYYEERSKYSGSLLIAEATFVSEQAGLNGTVPSTWNSEAAGYVPGIWNDKHAQAWKKITDRVHENGSFMSSQFWFLGRVGDPQLLKDRGLDYVAPSAIYPDEDFKKKALAAGNPIRALTEDEIHDLIYKTYPNAARKAIAAGFDYIELHAAHGYLLDQFLQPTSNQRTDKYGGSIENRARVVLELVDHLTTVVGAKKLAIRISPWATFQGMKADQDSTHAVTTFSYLLHELQKRADDGNELAYVSIVEPRVQGGDDVEKSQQVGDNTFVGQIWKGIILKSGNYTYDAPDFKTLLHDISDNRTMVGFSRYYTSNPDLVKRLYEGWDLTPYDRSTFYGSSNWGYNTFDNYNRKRQFTKDIESGKLPKAIEEIEVK from the coding sequence ATGAGCGGAGTCCAAGTTGCAGCATTAAAAGATACAGACTTGTTCAAGTCCTTGAAAGTTGGTGAACACACCTTATCAAACAAAGTGGTTTATCCACCAACTACCAGAATGAGAGCTTTAAGTGACCATACACCTTCAGATTTGGAATTAGAATACTACGAGGAAAGATCTAAGTACTCAGGCTCCTTATTAATTGCGGAGGCTACGTTTGTTTCTGAACAAGCAGGTTTAAATGGCACAGTTCCGTCTACGTGGAATTCTGAAGCTGCTGGTTATGTTCCAGGTATTTGGAATGATAAACATGCGCAAGCGTGGAAAAAAATTACTGACAGAGTCCATGAAAATGGTTCGTTCATGTCAAGTCAGTTTTGGTTCTTAGGAAGAGTTGGTGATCCCCAATTATTAAAGGATCGTGGGCTAGACTATGTTGCGCCTTCGGCAATTTATCCTGATGAAGACTTTAAAAAGAAAGCCTTGGCAGCAGGTAACCCAATTAGAGCTTTAACGGAGGATGAAATTCATGATCTTATTTACAAAACATACCCTAATGCGGCCAGAAAAGCGATTGCTGCTGGATTCGATTATATTGAACTTCACGCAGCTCATGGATATTTGCTTGACCAGTTTTTGCAACCAACGAGTAACCAAAGAACTGATAAATATGGTGGTAGTATAGAAAACAGAGCAAGAGTCGTTTTAGAATTGGTTGACCATTTAACAACTGTTGTCGGTGCTAAAAAATTAGCTATTAGAATATCTCCATGGGCGACCTTCCAAGGTATGAAGGCGGACCAAGATTCGACTCATGCAGTAACCACATTCAGTTATTTATTACACGAATTGCAAAAACGTGCAGATGATGGAAATGAACTTGCATACGTATCAATTGTTGAACCTCGTGTCCAGGGAGGtgatgatgttgaaaagTCTCAACAGGTTGGTGATAATACCTTCGTTGGGCAAATTTGGAAGGGAATCATCTTGAAGAGTGGAAATTATACTTATGATGCTCCtgatttcaaaactttGCTCCATGATATCAGTGATAACCGTACTATGGTAGGTTTTTCTAGGTACTACACTTCCAACCCCGATTTAGTCAAGAGATTATATGAAGGTTGGGATTTGACCCCGTACGATAGACTGACTTTCTATGGCTCAAGTAACTGGGGCTATAACACTTTCGATAATTATAATAGGAAGCGCCAATTTACTaaggatattgaaagtGGTAAATTGCCTAAAgctattgaagaaatagaagttaaatag
- a CDS encoding DEHA2A10736p (weakly similar to uniprot|P06842 Saccharomyces cerevisiae YFL026W STE2 Receptor for alpha-factor pheromone), whose amino-acid sequence MDISSYDNINPQKIPLNYTLPLGNADDVYVVTFGVLDEYVASSFHYIVVYSVAIGACLTLSLALWASCQNKRTPIFVLNQLTMAIMMIESALYLAFFMGPLSSLSFSFTGILIPNTYGSYRVTVAANVFQTILVACIEVSMTYQIFIIFRSPEVKRLGAALTIVAAAAGLTIVGFYINSTVSSARMFQDVFNHSTSTKRVGSWVTDIPFILFSASINLMSCMLACKLFFAIKTRRYLGLKQFDSFHILFIMSTQTMFIPSILVLINYGVSEAKTNVLSAVSVLLVVLSLPFSSMWASAANNNPTPTSSTLAFLNRSDSNNSDSSTIVGNRFSLFPGKLSKSSTTDSSIEKTMKDLSHTTSNHQEDSPTTLTDFRLQNDQSFYFSNLSAPPSDIEQIIYGVTNADPETSNKCLNYSSDRESIDRALDNASPDGFVAVTTHNVNQ is encoded by the coding sequence ATGGACATTTCGTCTtatgataatatcaatCCTCAAAAGATCCCCTTGAACTATACGCTACCGTTGGGAAATGCAGATGATGTATATGTCGTAACATTTGGAGTGCTTGATGAGTATGTTGCTAGTTCGTTCCATTATATAGTGGTATACAGTGTTGCTATTGGTGCGTGTTTGACGCTTTCGTTGGCATTGTGGGCCAGCTGTCAGAACAAGCGCACACCGATTTTTGTTTTAAACCAGCTTACAATGGCAATAATGATGATCGAGTCAGCATTATACTTGGCATTTTTTATGGGCCCGTTGTCGTCGCTAAGTTTTTCGTTTACGGGGATACTCATACCCAATACGTACGGATCGTACAGGGTGACGGTGGCTGCGAATGTGTTCCAGACGATATTGGTTGCGTGCATCGAGGTGTCAATGACGTACcagatatttataatttttagGTCTCCTGAAGTAAAGCGACTAGGGGCTGCTCTCACGATCGTggctgctgctgctggATTAACGATTGTTGGGTTCTATATAAACAGCACGGTGTCGAGTGCGAGAATGTTTCAAGACGTTTTCAATCATTCTACCTCAACGAAACGAGTTGGATCCTGGGTGACTGATATCCCCTTTATCTTATTTTCCGCTTCTATCAACCTAATGAGTTGTATGCTAGCGTGTAAATTGTTTTTTGCTATTAAGACAAGACGTTATTTGGGATTGAAGCAATTTGATAGTTTtcatattttgtttatcatGTCAACTCAAACAATGTTCATTCCTTCAATATTAGTTCTTATTAATTACGGTGTAAGTGAAGCCAAGACAAATGTCTTATCTGCTGTGAGTGTTTTGCTTGTGGTATTGTCGCTTCCGTTTTCATCAATGTGGGCATCAGCTGCAAATAATAACCCTACGCCCACATCATCAACATTGGCCTTCTTAAACAGATctgattctaataattcgGATTCCAGCACAATTGTGGGAAACAGGTTTTCCTTATTTCCAGGCAAACTATCGAAGAGCTCTACTACAGACTCCAGCATAGAGAAGACCATGAAAGACTTGCTGCACACTACATCTAATCACCAGGAAGATCTGCCCACGACTTTGACAGATTTCAGGCTACAAAACGATCAGAGTTTTTATTTTTCGAATTTGAGTGCTCCTCCCAGCGACATtgaacaaataatttatgGTGTGACTAATGCTGACCCCGAAACCTCCAACAAGTGCTTGAATTATAGTTCAGACAGAGAATCGATCGACAGAGCTTTGGATAATGCAAGTCCCGATGGCTTTGTAGCTGTAACAACCCACAATGTAAATCAATAG
- a CDS encoding DEHA2A10758p (similar to uniprot|Q04739 Saccharomyces cerevisiae YER027C GAL83 One of three possible beta-subunits of the Snf1 kinase complex): MSNSPAPDMRDVSMVDVSNTSDSITNDQKPQDVENEPPARRKSTMILTEENEAQADMDQGVKAKNNDNDQMHIDQTGVGEAQNAPAAPQETMPDPNVTLPIDIRWTQGGEKVYITGSFTGWRKMIGLAKQPDNSFLITLGLPIGTHRFRFVIDNELRFSDFLPTATDQMGNFVNYVEVTPEHVNSHLEKEQQKQLEEEELQQKQQAGRKSSVSSTRGRSDSMWGLTNDDDDMGNGYSRYHDGDSADSGNNSQAFISDIPPIFTDPKVMEQYYIAIDKQAKNQNGQQQAWLHPPQLPPHLENVILNNFNSMDRDNNSGALPIPNHVVLNHLATTSIKHNTLAVASIVRYKRKYVTQVLYAPLQQ, translated from the coding sequence ATGTCCAACTCACCAGCACCAGATATGAGGGACGTATCTATGGTTGATGTCTCAAATACATCGGATAGTATTACCAATGACCAGAAGCCACAAGATGTGGAAAATGAACCACCGGCTAGAAGAAAGTCTACGATGATTTTGACAGAAGAGAACGAAGCGCAGGCCGACATGGACCAGGGGGTCAAGGccaagaataatgataacgatCAAATGCATATCGACCAGACAGGGGTGGGTGAAGCGCAAAATGCGCCTGCGGCGCCACAGGAGACGATGCCAGATCCTAATGTGACGTTACCAATTGACATTAGATGGACCCAGGGGGGAGAAAAGGTGTACATTACAGGATCGTTCACGGGGTGGAGAAAGATGATTGGATTGGCCAAGCAGCCAGATAACAGCTTTTTGATCACTTTGGGCTTGCCTATTGGAACGCATAGGTTCAGATTTGTTATTGACAACGAATTGAGGTTTTCAGATTTTTTGCCTACGGCGACGGATCAAATGGGAAACTTCGTGAACTACGTTGAAGTGACCCCAGAACACGTCAATTCGCATTTGGAAAAAGAACAGCAAAAgcaattagaagaagaagaattgcaACAAAAACAGCAAGCCGGTCGCAAGTCATCGGTATCGTCGACCCGTGGCAGATCGGACTCTATGTGGGGCTTAACcaacgatgatgatgacatGGGTAATGGCTACTCTAGATATCATGATGGTGATAGCGCGGACTCGGGCAATAATAGCCAGGCCTTTATTTCTGACATTCCCCCAATTTTCACAGACCCTAAAGTTATGGAGCAATATTACATTGCAATCGACAAACAAGCGAAGAATCAAAACGGTCAACAACAAGCATGGTTACATCCTCCACAATTACCACCCCACTTGGAAAATGTTATTTTAAATAACTTCAATTCGATGGATagagataataattctggGGCATTACCAATTCCCAATCATGTTGTTTTGAACCACTTGGCAACCACCAGCATTAAACATAATACATTAGCCGTCGCCTCCATTGTCAGATATAAGAGAAAATATGTCACTCAGGTTTTGTATGCTCCTTTAcaacaataa
- a CDS encoding DEHA2A10780p (highly similar to uniprot|P39076 Saccharomyces cerevisiae YIL142W CCT2 Subunit beta of the cytosolic chaperonin Cct ring complex) translates to MSVQILGDQATEERAENARMSSFVGAIAVGDLVKSTLGPKGMDKLLQSSSNMDSAMITNDGATILKSIPLDNPAAKVLVNISKVQDDEVGDGTTSVTVLSAELLKEAEKLIEKKIHPQTIIEGYRIACTTALEALSKAAVNNGSDQELFKKDLINIAKTTLSSKILAQDKDHFSTLAVDAILRLNGSTNLNHIKVIKKVGGRLRDSFLDEGFILEKRFGINQPKKITNANILIANSSMDTDKVKIFGAKFKVDSTSKLADLEKAEKAKMKAKVEKIKKFNINCFINRQLIYDFPEQLFTDAKINSIEHADFDGVERLALVTGGDVVSTFDTPESVTLGHCDTIEEILIGEDVMTKFSGVAAGEACTIVLRGSTEQGLDEAERSLHDALSVLSQTTRETKTCLGGGCSEMIMSKAVEQAAANETGKKSLAIESFARALRQLPTILADNAGFDSSELVSKLRSAIYNGMTTSGLDLNKGTIADMRETGVIESYKLKRAVVSSAAEASEVLLRVDNIIRAKPRTADRNQ, encoded by the coding sequence ATGTCAGTTCAGATTCTAGGAGATCAAGCTACTGAAGAGAGAGCAGAAAATGCTCGTATGTCTTCGTTTGTTGGGGCCATTGCCGTCGGAGACTTGGTTAAGTCTACGTTAGGACCTAAAGGTATGgataaattattgcaaAGTTCATCTAACATGGATTCAGCAATGATCACCAATGATGGCGCTACGATTTTAAAATCGATTCCATTGGACAACCCAGCCGCTAAGGTTTTGGTTAACATTTCCAAGGTTCAGGATGATGAAGTTGGAGATGGAACCACGTCTGTCACCGTGTTGAGTGCAGagttattgaaagaagcagaaaaattaatagaaaagaaaatccaTCCTCAGACGATTATTGAAGGTTATAGAATCGCGTGTACTACTGCGTTGGAGGCATTAAGTAAAGCAGCGGTGAACAATGGTTCTGatcaagaattattcaaaaaggATTTGATTAACATTGCCAAAACTACGTTATCGTCGAAGATTTTAGCCCAAGACAAAGACCACTTTTCTACTTTAGCCGTGGATGCTATCCTCAGATTGAATGGTTCAACTAACTTAAACCATATCAAAGTGATCAAGAAGGTGGGTGGTAGATTAAGAGACTCATTTTTGGATGAAGGATTCATTCTTGAAAAGAGGTTCGGAATCAACCAACCTAAGAAGATTACTAATGccaatattttaattgcaaACTCATCTATGGATACCGATAAAGTCAAGATATTTGGAGCGAAATTCAAAGTTGACTCCACGTCCAAGTTAGCTGATTTAGAAAAGGCAGAAAAGGCAAAGATGAAGGCCAaggttgaaaaaattaagaaattcaatattaacTGTTTTATCAACAGACAATTGATCTACGATTTCCCAGAGCAATTATTTACTGATGCTAAGATAAATTCTATCGAGCATGCCGACTTCGATGGTGTTGAAAGGTTAGCTTTGGTCACTGGTGGTGACGTTGTTTCCACGTTTGATACACCAGAATCCGTTACATTAGGTCATTGTGATACTATTGAGGAAATCTTAATTGGTGAAGATGTTATGACTAAATTTTCCGGTGTTGCCGCTGGTGAAGCGTGTACCATTGTCTTGAGAGGCTCTACTGAACAAGGTTTAGACGAAGCTGAAAGATCGTTGCACGACGCGCTTTCTGTCTTATCCCAAACTACTAGAGAAACTAAAACCTGTTTAGGTGGTGGTTGTTCTGAAATGATTATGTCTAAGGCTGTTGAACAAGCTGCTGCTAATGAAACCGGTAAGAAATCGTTGGCTATCGAATCATTTGCTAGAGCTTTAAGACAATTGCCAACTATCTTGGCCGACAATGCTGGTTTTGATTCCTCAGAATTAGTTTCTAAATTAAGATCTGCAATTTATAACGGTATGACTACCTCTGGTTTGGATTTAAACAAGGGTACCATTGCCGACATGAGAGAAACAGGTGTTATCGAATCTTACAAGTTAAAGAGGGCTGTTGTTTCTTCTGCTGCTGAAGCATCCGAAGTCTTGTTAAGAGTTGATAACATTATCCGTGCTAAGCCACGTACAGCTGATAGAAATCAGTAG
- a CDS encoding DEHA2A10802p (weakly similar to uniprot|P48233 Saccharomyces cerevisiae YNL083W SAL1 Probable transporter): protein MSNFGRLNGSESQKGSIYEHGTDYEGIFRELDVNNSGQLTLDEFRNISKVLRYPVGEGSEFIDKMFASIDKNDDKAIDLDDFRSYLIATDDQIIKGFKKIDRNNDGKLNFEEFSNYMNETLNLNATREKMEIMFKKIAQKDTEYINFDEFRNFLLLVPRSGGSRLKTAFMFLVNGLDISSDGDVNMNQSLLNGFGLFLAGGVAGVISRTCTAPFDRIKTFLISRSDLSSLVIRSKAEISKAIADNASPRVIEEAKQNHRAVKNAAKQVTNPKKIRSPLIQAARTLYLQGGLRAFFVGNGLNTVKIFPESAVKLGVFEATKRSLVTIEGVRDPSELSTISTYLAGGIGGVSGQLTSYPIDTLKFRLQCSNIKSDIRGNELLIRIAKELYQEGGVRIYYRGVLAGLGGMFPFAALDLGTFTTIKNWLVKRESIKSGIKEEDVKLPNYVILALGAFSGSFGASAVYPVNVLRTRLQAQGTHAHPYTYNGFFDVLRKTLAREGVSGLYKGLVPNLAKVAPAVSISYYIYERLKFTFKLEKTQPI from the coding sequence ATGTCAAATTTCGGTAGATTGAATGGTTCTGAAAGCCAAAAAGGTAGCATTTATGAACATGGGACCGATTACGAGGGTATATTTAGAGAATTGGATGTGAATAACTCTGGACAATTGACGCTAGATGAATTCCGTAATATTCTGAAAGTACTTCGTTATCCAGTCGGCGAGGGCTCTGAGTTTATTGATAAGATGTTTGCGTCAATAGATAAGAATGACGATAAGGCAATTGACTTAGATGATTTCAGATCGTACTTGATAGCGACGGAtgatcaaattataaaagGGTTCAAGAAAATAGATAGAAATAATGATGGAAAGTTGAATTTCGAGGAATTTTCGAATTATATGAATGAGACTCTCAATTTGAATGCCACTAGGGAAAAGATGGAGATAATGTTCAAAAAGATTGCTCAAAAAGATACAGAATACAtaaattttgatgaattccGTAACTTTTTGTTATTGGTACCACGGTCAGGGGGGTCAAGACTTAAGACAGCCTTTATGTTTCTTGTAAATGGACTTGATATTTCTTCCGATGGAGATGTCAATATGAACCAGCTGCTTTTGAATGGGTTTGGCTTGTTCTTAGCAGGAGGGGTGGCAGGTGTTATTTCGCGGACCTGTACCGCGCCGTTCGATAGAATCAAGACATTCTTAATTTCCAGGTCCGACTTGTCGTCTCTCGTGATACGTTCGAAGGCAGAAATCAGTAAGGCCATTGCAGATAATGCATCTCCTCGAGTTATAGAGGAAGCAAAACAAAACCATCGTGCAGTTAAGAATGCTGCGAAGCAAGTGACAAATCCCAAAAAAATCAGATCACCCTTGATCCAGGCTGCGAGAACTTTATACTTGCAGGGGGGACTTAGAGCGTTTTTCGTAGGTAATGGATTGAATACTGTAAAAATTTTTCCCGAATCAGCAGTAAAGCTTGGTGTATTTGAGGCTACCAAACGGTCTCTTGTAACAATCGAAGGAGTGCGCGACCCATCAGAATTATCAACTATTTCAACGTACTTAGCAGGTGGTATTGGTGGGGTTAGTGGCCAATTGACGTCCTATCCAATTGATACTCTAAAATTCAGATTGCAGTGTTCAAATATAAAGTCAGATATTCGAGGCAATGAACTTTTGATCAGAATtgcaaaagaattatatcAAGAGGGCGGTGTGCGTATCTACTATAGAGGAGTTTTAGCTGGATTGGGAGGAATGTTTCCTTTCGCAGCCCTCGATTTAGGTACATTCACAACCATAAAGAACTGGCTCGTTAAAAGAGAAAGCATAAAGAGCGGTATAAAGGAGGAAGATGTCAAATTACCAAACTATGTGATTTTAGCCTTGGGTGCATTTTCAGGTTCTTTTGGTGCTAGTGCAGTATACCCTGTAAACGTATTAAGAACTAGATTACAAGCCCAAGGAACGCACGCGCACCCATATACGTATAATGGATTTTTTGATGTCCTCCGCAAGACACTTGCCAGAGAGGGCGTTTCTGGGTTGTATAAGGGTCTTGTGCCTAATCTCGCCAAAGTTGCACCTGCCGTGTCGATAAGTTACTATATTTACGAGAGATTGAAATTCACATTCAAACTCGAGAAAACCCAACCAATATAG